A stretch of Pogona vitticeps strain Pit_001003342236 chromosome 5, PviZW2.1, whole genome shotgun sequence DNA encodes these proteins:
- the PCDH7 gene encoding protocadherin-7 isoform X11 yields MWKMRTLLGFVHGCYCCCCFLLLLPPPLWVSLAAAKQMLRYRLAEEGPADIRIGNVASDLGKVTGSGEVTFSLESGSDYLKIDNMTGELSTTERRIDREKLPQCQMIFDENECFLDFEVSMIGPSQSWVDLFEGRVIILDINDNTPTFPSPVLTLTVEENRPVGTLYLLPTATDRDFGRNGIERYELLQEPGSEGGRRGGGGSSSSAASDSALYPGGSKRRQEADSAARSSVFELQVADTPDGQKQPQLIVKGALDREQRDSYELSLRVRDGGDPPRSSQAILRVLITDVNDNSPRFEKSVYEADLAENSSPGTLILQLRAADSDVGVNGQIEYVFGAATESVRRLLRLDESSGWLSVLHRIDREEVNQLRFTVMARDRGQPPKTDKATVVLNIRDENDNVPTIDIRKIGRIPLRDGVATVAEDVLVDTPIALVQVSDRDQGENGVVTCTVVGDVPFQLKPASEGEGEPQNKRKYFLHTSAPLDYEAVRDYNVVIVAVDSGSPSLSSNNSLLVRVADTNDNPPVFGQAVLEVSFPENNAPGERVATVLATDADSGKNAEIAYSLEPSPLSADSPSGLFTIDPDSGDVRVQAVLDREQRDTYEFQVTARDKGVPSLQGSTTVVVRVADRNDNEPRFMQDVFTFYVKENLQPNSPVGMVTVMDADKGRNAQLSLAIQPSESAGPGGGGSPSIFSIENDTGTIYSTVSFDRELQTSYTFRVKAVDGGEPARSATATVSLFVMDENDNAPVVTAPGNSSYTVLPPSSGLRSVVTTVQARDADAGQNAELSFSLVGGNPFKLFEIDPSSGVVSLVGKLAPKHYGLHRLVVQVNDSGQPPQATTALLHVFVNESLANATLVESQVARSLHTPLAQDIAGDPSYELSKQRLSIVVGVVAGIMTVVLLILVVVLARYCRSKGKHGGYEAGKKDHEDFFTPQQHEKAKKPKKDKKGKKAGKQPLYSSIVTVEASKPNGQRYDGVNEKLSADSPSMSRYRSVNGGPGSPDLARHYKSSSPLPTVQLHPQSPTAGKKHQAVQELPPANTFVGAGDNISIGSDHCSEYSCQASSKYSKQIQDLYQM; encoded by the coding sequence ATGTGGAAGATGCGGACGCTCCTGGGCTTTGTGCAcggctgctactgctgctgctgcttcttgctCCTGTTGCCGCCGCCGCTTTGGGTCAGCCTGGCGGCGGCGAAGCAAATGCTGCGCTACCGGCTGGCCGAGGAAGGACCGGCCGACATCCGCATCGGCAACGTGGCTTCGGATCTGGGCAAAGTGACGGGCTCCGGCGAGGTGACGTTCAGCCTGGAGTCCGGCTCCGACTACCTGAAGATCGACAACATGACGGGCGAGCTGAGCACCACCGAGCGGCGCATCGACCGCGAGAAGCTGCCGCAGTGCCAGATGATCTTCGACGAGAACGAGTGCTTCTTGGACTTCGAGGTGTCGATGATCGGACCCTCGCAGAGCTGGGTGGACCTCTTTGAGGGCCGGGTCATCATCCTAGACATCAACGACAACACCCCCACCTTCCCCTCCCCCGTCCTCACCCTCACCGTGGAGGAGAATCGCCCCGTGGGAACCCTCTACCTGCTCCCCACAGCCACCGACCGGGACTTCGGACGCAACGGCATCGAGCGCTACGAGCTGCTCCAGGAGCCCGGCAGCGAGGGCGGCAGGCGGGGCGGGGGAGGAAGCTCGTCTTCCGCCGCCTCCGACAGCGCCCTCTACCCCGGAGGCAGCAAGAGGAGGCAGGAGGCCGACAGCGCGGCCCGGAGCAGCGTCTTCGAGCTGCAAGTGGCCGATACCCCCGATGGGCAGAAACAGCCTCAGCTGATCGTCAAAGGGGCGCTGGATCGCGAGCAGCGCGACTCCTATGAGCTGAGCCTACGGGTCCGGGACGGGGGAGACCCGCCGCGCTCCTCGCAGGCCATCCTCCGCGTCCTGATCACCGACGTGAACGACAACAGCCCCCGCTTCGAGAAAAGCGTCTATGAGGCGGACCTGGCCGAGAACAGCAGCCCCGGCACCCTAATCCTGCAACTGAGGGCGGCCGACTCGGACGTCGGCGTGAACGGGCAGATCGAGTATGTCTTTGGGGCAGCCACGGAGTCGGTGAGGCGCTTGCTGCGCCTGGACGAATCCTCGGGCTGGCTCAGCGTCCTGCACCGCATCGATCGCGAGGAGGTGAACCAGCTCCGCTTCACCGTCATGGCCCGGGATCGCGGGCAGCCGCCCAAGACGGACAAGGCCACGGTGGTCCTCAACATCCGCGACGAGAACGACAACGTGCCCACGATCGACATCCGCAAGATCGGGCGCATCCCGTTGCGCGACGGCGTGGCCACTGTGGCTGAGGACGTGCTGGTGGACACTCCGATCGCCCTGGTGCAGGTCTCCGACCGGGACCAGGGGGAAAACGGGGTCGTGACTTGCACGGTGGTGGGGGACGTGCCCTTTCAACTCAAGCCGGCCAGCGAGGGCGAAGGCGAGCCCCAGAACAAGCGCAAGTACTTCCTCCACACCTCCGCGCCTCTCGACTACGAGGCCGTGCGCGACTACAACGTGGTGATCGTGGCCGTCGACTCGGGCAGCCCCAGCCTGTCCAGCAACAACTCCCTACTGGTGCGGGTGGCGGACACGAACGACAACCCGCCGGTCTTTGGCCAGGCTGTGCTCGAGGTCTCCTTCCCGGAGAACAACGCGCCGGGCGAGCGGGTGGCCACGGTGCTGGCCACGGACGCGGACAGCGGCAAGAACGCCGAGATCGCCTATTCCCTGGAGCCCTCGCCGCTCTCGGCCGACTCCCCTAGCGGACTCTTCACCATCGACCCGGACTCGGGAGACGTGCGGGTCCAGGCGGTGCTGGACCGCGAGCAGCGGGACACCTACGAGTTCCAGGTGACGGCCCGGGACAAAGGGGTGCCCTCCCTGCAGGGCTCCACCACGGTGGTGGTGCGGGTGGCCGACCGCAACGACAACGAGCCGCGCTTCATGCAGGACGTCTTCACCTTCTACGTCAAGGAGAACCTGCAGCCCAACAGCCCCGTGGGCATGGTGACCGTGATGGACGCCGACAAGGGGCGCAACGCCCAGCTCAGCCTGGCCATCCAGCCCAGCGAGTCGGCcgggcccggcggcggcggctcgcCCAGCATCTTCTCCATCGAGAACGACACCGGCACCATCTACTCCACCGTCTCCTTCGACCGGGAGCTGCAGACCAGCTACACGTTCCGGGTGAAGGCGGTGGACGGCGGCGAGCCGGCGCGCTCGGCCACGGCCACCGTCTCGCTCTTCGTCATGGACGAGAACGACAACGCGCCGGTGGTGACGGCGCCGGGCAACAGCTCGTACACGGTCCTGCCGCCGTCCAGCGGGCTCCGCTCGGTGGTCACCACCGTGCAGGCCcgcgacgccgacgccgggcagAACGCGGAGCTGAGCTTCAGCCTGGTGGGCGGCAACCCCTTCAAGCTCTTCGAGATCGACCCGTCGAGCGGGGTGGTGTCGCTGGTGGGCAAGCTGGCGCCCAAGCACTACGGCCTCCACCGCCTGGTGGTGCAGGTCAACGACAGCGGGCAGCCGCCGCAGGCCACCACCGCCCTGCTCCACGTCTTCGTCAACGAGAGCCTGGCCAACGCCACCCTGGTGGAGAGCCAGGTGGCGCGCAGCCTGCACACCCCGCTGGCCCAGGACATCGCCGGCGACCCCAGCTACGAGCTCAGCAAGCAGCGCCTCAGCATCGTGGTGGGCGTGGTGGCCGGCATCATGACCGTCGTCCTACTCATCCTGGTGGTGGTCCTGGCCCGCTACTGCCGCTCCAAGGGCAAGCACGGCGGCTACGAGGCCGGCAAGAAGGACCACGAGGACTTCTTCACGCCCCAGCAGCACGAGAAGGCCAAGAAGCCCAAGAAGGACAAGAAGGGCAAGAAGGCCGGCAAGCAGCCCCTCTACAGCAGCATCGTCACCGTCGAGGCGTCCAAGCCCAACGGGCAGCGCTACGACGGCGTCAACGAGAAGCTCTCCGCCGACAGCCCCAGCATGAGCCGCTACCGCTCCGTCAACGGAGGGCCGGGCAGCCCGGACCTGGCCAGGCATTACAAATCGAGCTCGCCCTTGCCCACCGTCCAGCTCCACCCGCAGTCCCCCACCGCCGGGAAAAAACACCAGGCCGTGCAGGAACTGCCCCCGGCCAACACCTTTGTGGGCGCGGGGGACAACATCTCCATCGGGTCGGACCACTGCTCCGAGTACAGCTGTCAAGCCAGCAGCAAGTACAGCAAGCAG
- the PCDH7 gene encoding protocadherin-7 isoform X8 produces MWKMRTLLGFVHGCYCCCCFLLLLPPPLWVSLAAAKQMLRYRLAEEGPADIRIGNVASDLGKVTGSGEVTFSLESGSDYLKIDNMTGELSTTERRIDREKLPQCQMIFDENECFLDFEVSMIGPSQSWVDLFEGRVIILDINDNTPTFPSPVLTLTVEENRPVGTLYLLPTATDRDFGRNGIERYELLQEPGSEGGRRGGGGSSSSAASDSALYPGGSKRRQEADSAARSSVFELQVADTPDGQKQPQLIVKGALDREQRDSYELSLRVRDGGDPPRSSQAILRVLITDVNDNSPRFEKSVYEADLAENSSPGTLILQLRAADSDVGVNGQIEYVFGAATESVRRLLRLDESSGWLSVLHRIDREEVNQLRFTVMARDRGQPPKTDKATVVLNIRDENDNVPTIDIRKIGRIPLRDGVATVAEDVLVDTPIALVQVSDRDQGENGVVTCTVVGDVPFQLKPASEGEGEPQNKRKYFLHTSAPLDYEAVRDYNVVIVAVDSGSPSLSSNNSLLVRVADTNDNPPVFGQAVLEVSFPENNAPGERVATVLATDADSGKNAEIAYSLEPSPLSADSPSGLFTIDPDSGDVRVQAVLDREQRDTYEFQVTARDKGVPSLQGSTTVVVRVADRNDNEPRFMQDVFTFYVKENLQPNSPVGMVTVMDADKGRNAQLSLAIQPSESAGPGGGGSPSIFSIENDTGTIYSTVSFDRELQTSYTFRVKAVDGGEPARSATATVSLFVMDENDNAPVVTAPGNSSYTVLPPSSGLRSVVTTVQARDADAGQNAELSFSLVGGNPFKLFEIDPSSGVVSLVGKLAPKHYGLHRLVVQVNDSGQPPQATTALLHVFVNESLANATLVESQVARSLHTPLAQDIAGDPSYELSKQRLSIVVGVVAGIMTVVLLILVVVLARYCRSKGKHGGYEAGKKDHEDFFTPQQHEKAKKPKKDKKGKKAGKQPLYSSIVTVEASKPNGQRYDGVNEKLSADSPSMSRYRSVNGGPGSPDLARHYKSSSPLPTVQLHPQSPTAGKKHQAVQELPPANTFVGAGDNISIGSDHCSEYSCQASSKYSKQVDTMQTTQPPGHIEESCKMNVCALKSLKNIFQHI; encoded by the coding sequence ATGTGGAAGATGCGGACGCTCCTGGGCTTTGTGCAcggctgctactgctgctgctgcttcttgctCCTGTTGCCGCCGCCGCTTTGGGTCAGCCTGGCGGCGGCGAAGCAAATGCTGCGCTACCGGCTGGCCGAGGAAGGACCGGCCGACATCCGCATCGGCAACGTGGCTTCGGATCTGGGCAAAGTGACGGGCTCCGGCGAGGTGACGTTCAGCCTGGAGTCCGGCTCCGACTACCTGAAGATCGACAACATGACGGGCGAGCTGAGCACCACCGAGCGGCGCATCGACCGCGAGAAGCTGCCGCAGTGCCAGATGATCTTCGACGAGAACGAGTGCTTCTTGGACTTCGAGGTGTCGATGATCGGACCCTCGCAGAGCTGGGTGGACCTCTTTGAGGGCCGGGTCATCATCCTAGACATCAACGACAACACCCCCACCTTCCCCTCCCCCGTCCTCACCCTCACCGTGGAGGAGAATCGCCCCGTGGGAACCCTCTACCTGCTCCCCACAGCCACCGACCGGGACTTCGGACGCAACGGCATCGAGCGCTACGAGCTGCTCCAGGAGCCCGGCAGCGAGGGCGGCAGGCGGGGCGGGGGAGGAAGCTCGTCTTCCGCCGCCTCCGACAGCGCCCTCTACCCCGGAGGCAGCAAGAGGAGGCAGGAGGCCGACAGCGCGGCCCGGAGCAGCGTCTTCGAGCTGCAAGTGGCCGATACCCCCGATGGGCAGAAACAGCCTCAGCTGATCGTCAAAGGGGCGCTGGATCGCGAGCAGCGCGACTCCTATGAGCTGAGCCTACGGGTCCGGGACGGGGGAGACCCGCCGCGCTCCTCGCAGGCCATCCTCCGCGTCCTGATCACCGACGTGAACGACAACAGCCCCCGCTTCGAGAAAAGCGTCTATGAGGCGGACCTGGCCGAGAACAGCAGCCCCGGCACCCTAATCCTGCAACTGAGGGCGGCCGACTCGGACGTCGGCGTGAACGGGCAGATCGAGTATGTCTTTGGGGCAGCCACGGAGTCGGTGAGGCGCTTGCTGCGCCTGGACGAATCCTCGGGCTGGCTCAGCGTCCTGCACCGCATCGATCGCGAGGAGGTGAACCAGCTCCGCTTCACCGTCATGGCCCGGGATCGCGGGCAGCCGCCCAAGACGGACAAGGCCACGGTGGTCCTCAACATCCGCGACGAGAACGACAACGTGCCCACGATCGACATCCGCAAGATCGGGCGCATCCCGTTGCGCGACGGCGTGGCCACTGTGGCTGAGGACGTGCTGGTGGACACTCCGATCGCCCTGGTGCAGGTCTCCGACCGGGACCAGGGGGAAAACGGGGTCGTGACTTGCACGGTGGTGGGGGACGTGCCCTTTCAACTCAAGCCGGCCAGCGAGGGCGAAGGCGAGCCCCAGAACAAGCGCAAGTACTTCCTCCACACCTCCGCGCCTCTCGACTACGAGGCCGTGCGCGACTACAACGTGGTGATCGTGGCCGTCGACTCGGGCAGCCCCAGCCTGTCCAGCAACAACTCCCTACTGGTGCGGGTGGCGGACACGAACGACAACCCGCCGGTCTTTGGCCAGGCTGTGCTCGAGGTCTCCTTCCCGGAGAACAACGCGCCGGGCGAGCGGGTGGCCACGGTGCTGGCCACGGACGCGGACAGCGGCAAGAACGCCGAGATCGCCTATTCCCTGGAGCCCTCGCCGCTCTCGGCCGACTCCCCTAGCGGACTCTTCACCATCGACCCGGACTCGGGAGACGTGCGGGTCCAGGCGGTGCTGGACCGCGAGCAGCGGGACACCTACGAGTTCCAGGTGACGGCCCGGGACAAAGGGGTGCCCTCCCTGCAGGGCTCCACCACGGTGGTGGTGCGGGTGGCCGACCGCAACGACAACGAGCCGCGCTTCATGCAGGACGTCTTCACCTTCTACGTCAAGGAGAACCTGCAGCCCAACAGCCCCGTGGGCATGGTGACCGTGATGGACGCCGACAAGGGGCGCAACGCCCAGCTCAGCCTGGCCATCCAGCCCAGCGAGTCGGCcgggcccggcggcggcggctcgcCCAGCATCTTCTCCATCGAGAACGACACCGGCACCATCTACTCCACCGTCTCCTTCGACCGGGAGCTGCAGACCAGCTACACGTTCCGGGTGAAGGCGGTGGACGGCGGCGAGCCGGCGCGCTCGGCCACGGCCACCGTCTCGCTCTTCGTCATGGACGAGAACGACAACGCGCCGGTGGTGACGGCGCCGGGCAACAGCTCGTACACGGTCCTGCCGCCGTCCAGCGGGCTCCGCTCGGTGGTCACCACCGTGCAGGCCcgcgacgccgacgccgggcagAACGCGGAGCTGAGCTTCAGCCTGGTGGGCGGCAACCCCTTCAAGCTCTTCGAGATCGACCCGTCGAGCGGGGTGGTGTCGCTGGTGGGCAAGCTGGCGCCCAAGCACTACGGCCTCCACCGCCTGGTGGTGCAGGTCAACGACAGCGGGCAGCCGCCGCAGGCCACCACCGCCCTGCTCCACGTCTTCGTCAACGAGAGCCTGGCCAACGCCACCCTGGTGGAGAGCCAGGTGGCGCGCAGCCTGCACACCCCGCTGGCCCAGGACATCGCCGGCGACCCCAGCTACGAGCTCAGCAAGCAGCGCCTCAGCATCGTGGTGGGCGTGGTGGCCGGCATCATGACCGTCGTCCTACTCATCCTGGTGGTGGTCCTGGCCCGCTACTGCCGCTCCAAGGGCAAGCACGGCGGCTACGAGGCCGGCAAGAAGGACCACGAGGACTTCTTCACGCCCCAGCAGCACGAGAAGGCCAAGAAGCCCAAGAAGGACAAGAAGGGCAAGAAGGCCGGCAAGCAGCCCCTCTACAGCAGCATCGTCACCGTCGAGGCGTCCAAGCCCAACGGGCAGCGCTACGACGGCGTCAACGAGAAGCTCTCCGCCGACAGCCCCAGCATGAGCCGCTACCGCTCCGTCAACGGAGGGCCGGGCAGCCCGGACCTGGCCAGGCATTACAAATCGAGCTCGCCCTTGCCCACCGTCCAGCTCCACCCGCAGTCCCCCACCGCCGGGAAAAAACACCAGGCCGTGCAGGAACTGCCCCCGGCCAACACCTTTGTGGGCGCGGGGGACAACATCTCCATCGGGTCGGACCACTGCTCCGAGTACAGCTGTCAAGCCAGCAGCAAGTACAGCAAGCAG
- the PCDH7 gene encoding protocadherin-7 isoform X10 yields MWKMRTLLGFVHGCYCCCCFLLLLPPPLWVSLAAAKQMLRYRLAEEGPADIRIGNVASDLGKVTGSGEVTFSLESGSDYLKIDNMTGELSTTERRIDREKLPQCQMIFDENECFLDFEVSMIGPSQSWVDLFEGRVIILDINDNTPTFPSPVLTLTVEENRPVGTLYLLPTATDRDFGRNGIERYELLQEPGSEGGRRGGGGSSSSAASDSALYPGGSKRRQEADSAARSSVFELQVADTPDGQKQPQLIVKGALDREQRDSYELSLRVRDGGDPPRSSQAILRVLITDVNDNSPRFEKSVYEADLAENSSPGTLILQLRAADSDVGVNGQIEYVFGAATESVRRLLRLDESSGWLSVLHRIDREEVNQLRFTVMARDRGQPPKTDKATVVLNIRDENDNVPTIDIRKIGRIPLRDGVATVAEDVLVDTPIALVQVSDRDQGENGVVTCTVVGDVPFQLKPASEGEGEPQNKRKYFLHTSAPLDYEAVRDYNVVIVAVDSGSPSLSSNNSLLVRVADTNDNPPVFGQAVLEVSFPENNAPGERVATVLATDADSGKNAEIAYSLEPSPLSADSPSGLFTIDPDSGDVRVQAVLDREQRDTYEFQVTARDKGVPSLQGSTTVVVRVADRNDNEPRFMQDVFTFYVKENLQPNSPVGMVTVMDADKGRNAQLSLAIQPSESAGPGGGGSPSIFSIENDTGTIYSTVSFDRELQTSYTFRVKAVDGGEPARSATATVSLFVMDENDNAPVVTAPGNSSYTVLPPSSGLRSVVTTVQARDADAGQNAELSFSLVGGNPFKLFEIDPSSGVVSLVGKLAPKHYGLHRLVVQVNDSGQPPQATTALLHVFVNESLANATLVESQVARSLHTPLAQDIAGDPSYELSKQRLSIVVGVVAGIMTVVLLILVVVLARYCRSKGKHGGYEAGKKDHEDFFTPQQHEKAKKPKKDKKGKKAGKQPLYSSIVTVEASKPNGQRYDGVNEKLSADSPSMSRYRSVNGGPGSPDLARHYKSSSPLPTVQLHPQSPTAGKKHQAVQELPPANTFVGAGDNISIGSDHCSEYSCQASSKYSKQLHKFPSEHNQFLLRL; encoded by the coding sequence ATGTGGAAGATGCGGACGCTCCTGGGCTTTGTGCAcggctgctactgctgctgctgcttcttgctCCTGTTGCCGCCGCCGCTTTGGGTCAGCCTGGCGGCGGCGAAGCAAATGCTGCGCTACCGGCTGGCCGAGGAAGGACCGGCCGACATCCGCATCGGCAACGTGGCTTCGGATCTGGGCAAAGTGACGGGCTCCGGCGAGGTGACGTTCAGCCTGGAGTCCGGCTCCGACTACCTGAAGATCGACAACATGACGGGCGAGCTGAGCACCACCGAGCGGCGCATCGACCGCGAGAAGCTGCCGCAGTGCCAGATGATCTTCGACGAGAACGAGTGCTTCTTGGACTTCGAGGTGTCGATGATCGGACCCTCGCAGAGCTGGGTGGACCTCTTTGAGGGCCGGGTCATCATCCTAGACATCAACGACAACACCCCCACCTTCCCCTCCCCCGTCCTCACCCTCACCGTGGAGGAGAATCGCCCCGTGGGAACCCTCTACCTGCTCCCCACAGCCACCGACCGGGACTTCGGACGCAACGGCATCGAGCGCTACGAGCTGCTCCAGGAGCCCGGCAGCGAGGGCGGCAGGCGGGGCGGGGGAGGAAGCTCGTCTTCCGCCGCCTCCGACAGCGCCCTCTACCCCGGAGGCAGCAAGAGGAGGCAGGAGGCCGACAGCGCGGCCCGGAGCAGCGTCTTCGAGCTGCAAGTGGCCGATACCCCCGATGGGCAGAAACAGCCTCAGCTGATCGTCAAAGGGGCGCTGGATCGCGAGCAGCGCGACTCCTATGAGCTGAGCCTACGGGTCCGGGACGGGGGAGACCCGCCGCGCTCCTCGCAGGCCATCCTCCGCGTCCTGATCACCGACGTGAACGACAACAGCCCCCGCTTCGAGAAAAGCGTCTATGAGGCGGACCTGGCCGAGAACAGCAGCCCCGGCACCCTAATCCTGCAACTGAGGGCGGCCGACTCGGACGTCGGCGTGAACGGGCAGATCGAGTATGTCTTTGGGGCAGCCACGGAGTCGGTGAGGCGCTTGCTGCGCCTGGACGAATCCTCGGGCTGGCTCAGCGTCCTGCACCGCATCGATCGCGAGGAGGTGAACCAGCTCCGCTTCACCGTCATGGCCCGGGATCGCGGGCAGCCGCCCAAGACGGACAAGGCCACGGTGGTCCTCAACATCCGCGACGAGAACGACAACGTGCCCACGATCGACATCCGCAAGATCGGGCGCATCCCGTTGCGCGACGGCGTGGCCACTGTGGCTGAGGACGTGCTGGTGGACACTCCGATCGCCCTGGTGCAGGTCTCCGACCGGGACCAGGGGGAAAACGGGGTCGTGACTTGCACGGTGGTGGGGGACGTGCCCTTTCAACTCAAGCCGGCCAGCGAGGGCGAAGGCGAGCCCCAGAACAAGCGCAAGTACTTCCTCCACACCTCCGCGCCTCTCGACTACGAGGCCGTGCGCGACTACAACGTGGTGATCGTGGCCGTCGACTCGGGCAGCCCCAGCCTGTCCAGCAACAACTCCCTACTGGTGCGGGTGGCGGACACGAACGACAACCCGCCGGTCTTTGGCCAGGCTGTGCTCGAGGTCTCCTTCCCGGAGAACAACGCGCCGGGCGAGCGGGTGGCCACGGTGCTGGCCACGGACGCGGACAGCGGCAAGAACGCCGAGATCGCCTATTCCCTGGAGCCCTCGCCGCTCTCGGCCGACTCCCCTAGCGGACTCTTCACCATCGACCCGGACTCGGGAGACGTGCGGGTCCAGGCGGTGCTGGACCGCGAGCAGCGGGACACCTACGAGTTCCAGGTGACGGCCCGGGACAAAGGGGTGCCCTCCCTGCAGGGCTCCACCACGGTGGTGGTGCGGGTGGCCGACCGCAACGACAACGAGCCGCGCTTCATGCAGGACGTCTTCACCTTCTACGTCAAGGAGAACCTGCAGCCCAACAGCCCCGTGGGCATGGTGACCGTGATGGACGCCGACAAGGGGCGCAACGCCCAGCTCAGCCTGGCCATCCAGCCCAGCGAGTCGGCcgggcccggcggcggcggctcgcCCAGCATCTTCTCCATCGAGAACGACACCGGCACCATCTACTCCACCGTCTCCTTCGACCGGGAGCTGCAGACCAGCTACACGTTCCGGGTGAAGGCGGTGGACGGCGGCGAGCCGGCGCGCTCGGCCACGGCCACCGTCTCGCTCTTCGTCATGGACGAGAACGACAACGCGCCGGTGGTGACGGCGCCGGGCAACAGCTCGTACACGGTCCTGCCGCCGTCCAGCGGGCTCCGCTCGGTGGTCACCACCGTGCAGGCCcgcgacgccgacgccgggcagAACGCGGAGCTGAGCTTCAGCCTGGTGGGCGGCAACCCCTTCAAGCTCTTCGAGATCGACCCGTCGAGCGGGGTGGTGTCGCTGGTGGGCAAGCTGGCGCCCAAGCACTACGGCCTCCACCGCCTGGTGGTGCAGGTCAACGACAGCGGGCAGCCGCCGCAGGCCACCACCGCCCTGCTCCACGTCTTCGTCAACGAGAGCCTGGCCAACGCCACCCTGGTGGAGAGCCAGGTGGCGCGCAGCCTGCACACCCCGCTGGCCCAGGACATCGCCGGCGACCCCAGCTACGAGCTCAGCAAGCAGCGCCTCAGCATCGTGGTGGGCGTGGTGGCCGGCATCATGACCGTCGTCCTACTCATCCTGGTGGTGGTCCTGGCCCGCTACTGCCGCTCCAAGGGCAAGCACGGCGGCTACGAGGCCGGCAAGAAGGACCACGAGGACTTCTTCACGCCCCAGCAGCACGAGAAGGCCAAGAAGCCCAAGAAGGACAAGAAGGGCAAGAAGGCCGGCAAGCAGCCCCTCTACAGCAGCATCGTCACCGTCGAGGCGTCCAAGCCCAACGGGCAGCGCTACGACGGCGTCAACGAGAAGCTCTCCGCCGACAGCCCCAGCATGAGCCGCTACCGCTCCGTCAACGGAGGGCCGGGCAGCCCGGACCTGGCCAGGCATTACAAATCGAGCTCGCCCTTGCCCACCGTCCAGCTCCACCCGCAGTCCCCCACCGCCGGGAAAAAACACCAGGCCGTGCAGGAACTGCCCCCGGCCAACACCTTTGTGGGCGCGGGGGACAACATCTCCATCGGGTCGGACCACTGCTCCGAGTACAGCTGTCAAGCCAGCAGCAAGTACAGCAAGCAG